Genomic window (bacterium):
ATATTTTAATCAACAGGAGGCAAAGATGGGTACTACTAAAGAAGAAGTTCGGAAAATGCTCGACCGGATTCCAGACGACGTATCCTTTGAGGATATTCAGTATCATATTTATGTCCGTCAGAAAATCGAACGAGGATTGAAAGATATTGAAGAGGGCCGTGTACTCAGTCAGGAAGAGGTTGAGCAGCGGATGTCTAAATGGCTCGGAAAGTAAAATGGACAGAAGCAGCTTGGAGTGATCTTAAGGAGGCTGCAGATTATATTGCTAAAGATTCTCAATTTTATGCCGCAGCATTCGTCCGGGAGGTACGGGATGCAGCTCGCTCTTTAGCTTATCTAGCAGAGCGAGGTCGCATTGTGCCAGAGTTCAATGATCCAAGCATCCGCGAACTTTTTGTGAGGAAATATCGATTGATCTATCATGTAAGAGAGCAAATTGTACACATTATTGGCTTCATTCATGGAGCCCGTGATCTATTAACACTTTGGGAGCGAGAAAGACGAGCAAATCTTGAAAATAGAGATAGTAATCATAAATAGCCGTATGTGTTTAGCTAATAAGACAATGAAAGAAAGGCAAAAGTCAAAATTGCAATTCACTTGAACTTTTGAATTTTGAATTTATTATGTTTACAAAAAAGCTAACCATGTACAAATAGCCTAACCCATCGCTGCAGCCGACCGCCAAAGGCGGCGGCTGAGCTCAATCGTTAGACACTTGAATGAGATACTCAACCGAGATTACAAAACAAAATGGAGGTGATGATTATGGGCAGGATTCGACAAATGATGAATGTAAAGGGACGGAATGTATGGACACTTTTTGATTCAGGAGCCCGAAATACCTACATTATTCCTGAAGTTGCAGCACAACTTACTACCACAAGTCTTCCTCGTCCAACATATACCAAATTAGGAGGCGAGACAAAGGTATCTTCCCAGGCCGCTGTATTAGTTGGCGAAATCGATGGGAAGCCTTTCCATACGGAAGCTATGGTTATTGATTATATTGGGAATGATGAGGAGGGGAAACCTATTGAGGTTCTTTTTGGGGCTTTGGCCATGCAACAATGGGGAATACGATTGATACCAGAGCAAGAAAAACTGGATCTTTCTCATTACCCCACTGAGTTTACCGAGTTTTAGATCTGAAGAAGATAGGTGTCAAAGTCTACACATTGACAAAAAGTATGTGTTTAGCTCCTTAATATGTGTTTAAGCTTCCTCATTAAAGAGGCAGAAACGAATTGTTTAATTGTAAATTTTAAATTGCAAATTTAAAGAGGTAAAAAAATAATATCATAAAAAATTCATCACTCTCTCAATTTGCAATTGTTTAGCTTTAGCTAAACACATACGATTTTATCTATAGCTCTTTCCTTATGTTTTGTAAAAATATAAGCCTTTCTGCAATCCTCTTAAAGCAAGGAGAAGCAACAATGCTTGCATAATGTGCCTTCTTTGGTTCATCTAAAATAACCAATATGAGAATTTCTGGATTATCGGCTGGAAAAAATCCAACAAATGATGAAACAACCTTACTTGCATCATACCTTCCTCCTACTACCTTCTCTGCTGTTCCTGTCTTTCCTGCAATTTTATATCCGGTTATCTTTGCATTCCTTCCTGTTCCTTCTTCAACAATTGAAACCATCATATCCTTTAGTTTACTGACTGTATCCTGTGATAAAACCTCCCTTTTGGGTATAGGTTTTTCTTCTTTTATTATCTTATTGTTTAACAAAATGCTCCTTGCAACAATGGGTGAAATAAGAATGCCATTGTTGCAAATTGTAGAGAATGCAAGATAGAGTTGAATTGGTGTTACAGAAATTCCATAGCCAAATGAAAGATTTGCCTTTCTTATGTTCGTCATCCTTTTGGGAAATATCCCGGCTTCCTCCTCAATTATCCCTGTACCTGTCTTTGTTCCAAAGCCAAATTGGGAAAGGTAAAACAAGAGCCTTTCATCTTTTAATTTTTCTATTGCTTGACTCATTCCAACATTACAGGAATTTTTAAGTACATCCCTAAATGATTGGATTCCATGCTTATGGGGGCAATATATTTTTCTGTTGCCCACCTTATATTCTCCACTACAAAAAAACCTGTCACTTTCTTTTACCAGCCCTTCTTCAAGAAGGATTCCTGCGATAATTGGTTTAAAAAGGGAGCCTGGCTCAAAAACAAAAGAAACTGCCTTATTCTTTAGGTTTTCCTTCGGTATTTTTTTCCACATCTCTTTTTCCCAGCTTGAGTAGATATTTGGGTTAAAACTTGGGATTGTGCTTTGTGCCAAAATCTCTCCTGTCTTCGGACATCCAATAATACAAATACCACCTTTTGCAGAATATTCTTCCACTGTTTTTCTAATTTCTTCTTCTGCAATATGTTGAAGCCTTACATCTATTGCAAGATAGACATCCCCTCCCTTTAATTCGTCGGGAAACCTCTCTTGGGTATATAAAATCCTTCCCCTTCCATCTCTCATTATCTTAGGGCTATGAGAGGAGCTTAAAAGATATTTATTAAATGATGCCTCAATCCCGGATAATCCATTTATCCTCCTTGCATCATCCTCAAATTTCACAAATCCTACAAGGTTTCCTCCTATTGTGGTATATGGATAATACCTCTTATGTTCAACCAGAAAATCAATTCCAGAAATATTTTTTATTTTTTCTCTTATTTTTTCTCCTACCTCTACGGGAACTCGCCTTTTAAGCCAGAAAGGCTTTTCATTTCTCTTTAAATTCAATGGGTTAATTCCTAAAACCTTTAAAATCCTGGTATAATCTTTTGTGCTTATTTGTTTTGGACGAACAAGGATGGATATAGTCTCTGCACTCATAGCAAGGATATTGCCATTTCTATCAAATATTCTTCCCCTGGGAAGGGTATAAATCTTTTGGAATGTATGGATATTATCTGCCTCCTTTTTTAATTCCTTGCTTTTTAAAACCTGAATATAAAAGAGCTTTATTAAAAGAAATATTCCAAGAATACCAAGTAGCCACCAGATAATATATACCCTTTTTTTGTAATCGTTATACATTATTTTTTAAGCGAAAGCTCAACCAAGAATTCACCCTTTTTTATTTTTTTAAAATCTCCATCCCTAAATTCATAAGACCTTCCAAATGTGTATGTTGTATCATAAGGAATGGCAAGGGTTCCCTCTTTAACCTCAAAAACAAAAGAATTCACCCCATTCTTTAAAATGCCCTTATCAACAAAGCAAGTATATGGATTTATTAACCCTTTTGTATAAGGAAAATCAATTGCAGAGGATGGGCTTTCATTGATTTTTAATTCAACAATTGTGTTTGGTAATGTTCCGTACTTAAATTTTAACGATATTTCTTTAAATTTTAAAAGGTCTTCCTCTATTACAATCTCCTTTTTGCATTTTGTTCCTCTATTAAGAACAAGACAATTTTGACCCCTCCATTCTTCTGATGTATCCTTAATGGTTATTTCCTTCTCTTCTTTTATATGAAAACCATCTTGATAAATAATGGGAACAAAATTGGCATAAATATCATTTTTCCAACCCAAAATAATTCCAAGAAGAAGGGGGAAAAATGAAAAAGCCAATTTTTTATATTCAGCCTCCTTTACCTTATCATATATCCATGATATTGCAAATGAGGAAAAAATGACCATAACAGGGACAACCACAAGCCTGTGCCTTCCAGTAACAAAAAAGGCAATAAGGATGATGATGTAAGAAAGAAAGAAGAGATGAAGAAGAAGGGCATTCCTTCTAAAGGATAAGCATATCCCAAGAAATGCTAAAGGTGCAATTACTCCAAATCCAATAAAGAATGGAAGCTTTAATAGGGGAGAATATCCCTTTACTTGGCCGTAGTTCACATTGTTTATATCCTCATAGTTATCCCAGAAGAAAAAGAATTTTGTTAATAAAAGGGCGATGAATTTCTTCGGCTTTTCTTTAATAAATCTTAAAACCTCCTCAATATATGCCCTATCCCCTATTTCTTCTAATCTTTTCTCTAAATTATGAGAGGGAAGTGGCTGAAGGTATCTTCCATTTGCCTTTTCATTGTTTCCAATCCAGAGGTTTACCGGCCCATTGGTTGAAATAAGGATAAATTTCTTTGAAGCAATATAATTCATTATGGTGGCAGGAGAGATGGTAAGAAAGGTAATTAGGCAAAGAAAAGCAAATCTTATAAGCCTTGAGCCGGAAGCCTTAAGCCTTGAGCTTTTTAGCATCCATAAAAGAATAAATGGAAGAAAAAACAATGCAGTAGCCCTTGTCAGTGCAGAAAGCCCTAAAAATAGGCCAGAGAGAATAATATTTTTAAGTTTTCTCTCTTTTTCAAGCCTTAAGATAAAAAATAGTGAAGCGGTATTTAAGAAAACAGAGAAAGATTCAAGGAGAATAAGCCCTTCATGAATCAAAAACATATCGTAGATTATAGATAAAAAAAGGGAGATTAAGGCAATCCGGCTTCCAAATACAATATTTGCTATAAAATAAATAAAAAGGCAAGTAAAGACTCCTAAGAGCATTTGAATAAGCCTTGCAATATAAAGATTGTGTCCAAAAAAGAAATAGATAAAACTGAGAAAATATGAGTATAGAGGGCAATAATAGTAAGGTGCTGGATGCTTTCCTTTAAGGATATCCTGTGCTTGTGCATCATATGTAACCATATCCGTCCCAGAGGGAAGAGAATAAAATGTCGGGTCGTTTTTTTCAATACTTTGTAGGTGAATAATTCTAAAAAGAAGCCCAAGGATAATGAAAAACACAATAAGGAAAAATCCTTTATTTAATACCTTTTTGGGCTTATTTGAAGGTCTTTTTTTCTTTAACCTCAAAGAAGATAATTCCTCCTATGAAGGAAATAATAAAAATAGGGATTATAAAATATCCAATTCTAAAATTAGAAAGAGCGATAGATAATAGACCTAAGATTAT
Coding sequences:
- a CDS encoding type II toxin-antitoxin system RelE/ParE family toxin → MARKVKWTEAAWSDLKEAADYIAKDSQFYAAAFVREVRDAARSLAYLAERGRIVPEFNDPSIRELFVRKYRLIYHVREQIVHIIGFIHGARDLLTLWERERRANLENRDSNHK
- a CDS encoding penicillin-binding protein 2, yielding MYNDYKKRVYIIWWLLGILGIFLLIKLFYIQVLKSKELKKEADNIHTFQKIYTLPRGRIFDRNGNILAMSAETISILVRPKQISTKDYTRILKVLGINPLNLKRNEKPFWLKRRVPVEVGEKIREKIKNISGIDFLVEHKRYYPYTTIGGNLVGFVKFEDDARRINGLSGIEASFNKYLLSSSHSPKIMRDGRGRILYTQERFPDELKGGDVYLAIDVRLQHIAEEEIRKTVEEYSAKGGICIIGCPKTGEILAQSTIPSFNPNIYSSWEKEMWKKIPKENLKNKAVSFVFEPGSLFKPIIAGILLEEGLVKESDRFFCSGEYKVGNRKIYCPHKHGIQSFRDVLKNSCNVGMSQAIEKLKDERLLFYLSQFGFGTKTGTGIIEEEAGIFPKRMTNIRKANLSFGYGISVTPIQLYLAFSTICNNGILISPIVARSILLNNKIIKEEKPIPKREVLSQDTVSKLKDMMVSIVEEGTGRNAKITGYKIAGKTGTAEKVVGGRYDASKVVSSFVGFFPADNPEILILVILDEPKKAHYASIVASPCFKRIAERLIFLQNIRKEL
- a CDS encoding glycosyltransferase family 39 protein, whose translation is MFFIILGLLFRIIHLQSIEKNDPTFYSLPSGTDMVTYDAQAQDILKGKHPAPYYYCPLYSYFLSFIYFFFGHNLYIARLIQMLLGVFTCLFIYFIANIVFGSRIALISLFLSIIYDMFLIHEGLILLESFSVFLNTASLFFILRLEKERKLKNIILSGLFLGLSALTRATALFFLPFILLWMLKSSRLKASGSRLIRFAFLCLITFLTISPATIMNYIASKKFILISTNGPVNLWIGNNEKANGRYLQPLPSHNLEKRLEEIGDRAYIEEVLRFIKEKPKKFIALLLTKFFFFWDNYEDINNVNYGQVKGYSPLLKLPFFIGFGVIAPLAFLGICLSFRRNALLLHLFFLSYIIILIAFFVTGRHRLVVVPVMVIFSSFAISWIYDKVKEAEYKKLAFSFFPLLLGIILGWKNDIYANFVPIIYQDGFHIKEEKEITIKDTSEEWRGQNCLVLNRGTKCKKEIVIEEDLLKFKEISLKFKYGTLPNTIVELKINESPSSAIDFPYTKGLINPYTCFVDKGILKNGVNSFVFEVKEGTLAIPYDTTYTFGRSYEFRDGDFKKIKKGEFLVELSLKK